CGTGCTTCATCGCCGAGCCCATCCAGGGTGAGGGCGGTGACCGCCATTTCCGGCCGCAGTTCTTCGCAGCGATGCGTGACCTGTGCGACGAATTCGACGCACTGTTGATCTTCGACGAGGTGCAGACGGGCTGCGGAATGACCGGAACCCCTTGGGCGTACCAGCAATTGGGGGTTGCGCCCGATGTGGTCGCATTCGGCAAGAAGACGCAGGTGTGCGGCGTCATGGCCGGCGGCCGTGTCGACGAGGTGCCCGACAACGTGTTCGCGGTCAGCTCCCGGATCAACTCGACGTGGGGCGGCAACCTCGTCGACATGGTGCGCTCTCGGCGCATCCTCGAGGTCATCGAGTCCGACCAGCTGATGATCCGGGCCGCCCATGCGGGTCGATACCTGCTCGATCGGCTCGCTGAGCTCGCCGAGGAATTTCCAGACTTGGTGCTCGACGTTCGAGGACGCGGTCTGATGTGCGCCTTCAGCCTGCCCAGCGCGGCGCTGCGCGACGAGCTGATCGGCAAGTTGTGGGACCGCGGCGTGATCATGCTCGCCAGCGGACCGGACAGCGTGCGGTTCCGGCCCGCGCTGACGGTATCGCGCCCAGAGATCGACACCGCGGTCGACGCGGTGCGCGACGCGCTGCGCTAAACCTCGGTCGGTGTGGTGGGCGCTGTGAGGCGTCGGATGACCGCCCGCAGGCGGGGCAGATCGGAGCCGCCGACCAGTTCGCAACCGTGAAGCTCCGCCAGTTTGCGTGCGGCAGGGGTGAATTCGTGGTTCGTGACCACCATGGTGCTGGCGCAGTCGTGCATCGGCGCACCCGCGACGACCTCCTGGATCGCGCCCGCGCCGACGGGTCGCGCCTGTCGTTTGCATTGAATGGCAACGCGATTGGGGCGCCAGCCGACGACGATGTCGACGCCCCAGTCGCCGGTGGTCGACGTCAT
The sequence above is drawn from the Mycobacterium gallinarum genome and encodes:
- a CDS encoding restriction endonuclease → MSARAPTIRRVALKWQLLAAGCLGVAAWMLGVTPGWSLVVAAAAPLVIVAAPHFIRGAIHGISTPHPREDVTAAMSGTEFEDYVARIARSSGAPVIMTSTTGDWGVDIVVGWRPNRVAIQCKRQARPVGAGAIQEVVAGAPMHDCASTMVVTNHEFTPAARKLAELHGCELVGGSDLPRLRAVIRRLTAPTTPTEV